One segment of Carya illinoinensis cultivar Pawnee chromosome 1, C.illinoinensisPawnee_v1, whole genome shotgun sequence DNA contains the following:
- the LOC122308764 gene encoding E3 ubiquitin-protein ligase ATL31-like: MRVWINLYRPVVPPLVLLFLSPVYLLADAQSGSTESMYSPYGPDANFNQSMAVVVVFLMVAFFLMAFFSIYIRECLESNAAAPHNNGLVITTSQPSHHGLDRAVIETFPIFVYSKVKDLKIGKGALECAVCLSEFEDDEMLRLLPRCYHVFHPDCIDAWLASHVTCPVCRAKLEFACEAPQSSTDSTDCSNQDDNPSAEVVPVEMRNEQVSIDINDDNSTVEIANCPSRTRISGKFPRSHSTGHSLVQPGENTERYTLRLPEEMRKQMILVSGNLRRSSSYDVVLGSIGSSRGKNGSVDRQVGASDRWVVSVTPPFVSRGGSVKSPKLGGEGNVTSTGKTFLTSVKDAVRSSLA; the protein is encoded by the coding sequence ATGAGAGTATGGATCAATCTCTACCGTCCTGTAGTTCCCCCTTTAGTCCTATTGTTCCTCTCCCCGGTGTATCTCCTTGCCGATGCACAGTCTGGCAGTACAGAATCAATGTACAGTCCTTACGGACCAGACGCCAATTTCAACCAGTCGATGGCGGTTGTCGTCGTGTTCCTCATGGTGGCCTTCTTCCTCATGGCTTTCTTTTCCATCTACATCCGGGAGTGCCTTGAGTCAAACGCCGCCGCCCCCCACAACAACGGTCTGGTGATCACCACCAGCCAGCCAAGCCACCACGGTCTCGACCGTGCCGTGATTGAGACCTTCCCGATCTTCGTCTATTCCAAGGTTAAGGATCTGAAGATCGGTAAAGGAGCGCTCGAGTGCGCGGTGTGCTTGAGCGAGTTCGAAGACGACGAAATGCTGCGTTTGTTGCCCAGATGCTACCATGTTTTCCATCCCGATTGCATTGACGCCTGGCTAGCTTCTCACGTTACGTGCCCGGTCTGCAGAGCTAAGCTTGAATTCGCATGCGAAGCACCGCAATCGAGTACCGACTCGACCGACTGTTCGAATCAAGATGACAACCCGAGCGCAGAAGTAGTACCAGTCGAGATGCGAAACGAGCAGGTTTCGATTGATATTAACGATGATAACAGCACGGTCGAGATCGCGAACTGTCCTTCGAGGACGAGAATATCAGGGAAGTTCCCGAGGTCGCACTCGACGGGTCACTCACTGGTTCAACCCGGAGAGAACACGGAGAGATACACACTGAGATTGCCAGAGGAGATGAGGAAGCAGATGATTCTAGTAAGTGGGAACCTGAGGCGGTCGAGTAGCTACGATGTCGTTTTGGGAAGTATAGGCAGTAGTAGAGGGAAGAACGGCAGTGTGGACCGGCAGGTTGGAGCGTCGGACCGGTGGGTGGTGTCAGTGACGCCGCCGTTTGTATCGAGGGGTGGCTCCGTGAAGTCTCCAAAGTTAGGCGGGGAGGGAAACGTGACGAGTACTGGAAAGACCTTCTTGACGTCGGTTAAAGACGCCGTTAGATCGTCTTTAGCGTGA